From one Phocoena sinus isolate mPhoSin1 chromosome 6, mPhoSin1.pri, whole genome shotgun sequence genomic stretch:
- the TOR1B gene encoding torsin-1B isoform X1, whose protein sequence is MHPAGLFWVAAALRLLLAAHVAAAFEPISLGIAVGAASALTGYLSYRDLYCRFAECCREQPLNASALKLNLEEKLFGQHLATEVILKALTGFKNNKNPKKPLTLSLHGWAGTGKNLVSQIAAENLHPKGLKSNFVHLFVSTLHFPHEQHIKLYQDQLQRWIRGNVSACASSVFIFDEMDKLHPGVIDAIKPFLDYYEQIDGVSYRKAIFIFLRFFSHIGHYRVLSGVPCAIHNAGGDLITKTALDFWRAGRRREGIQLKDLEPALSVGVFNNKHSGLWHSGLIDRNLIDYFIPFLPLEYSHVKMCVRAEMKARGSAIDEDVVTRVAEEMTFFPKDEKIYSDKGCKTVQSRLDFH, encoded by the exons ATGCATCCGGCTGGGCTGTTCTGGGTCGCCGCGGCGCTGCGGCTGCTGCTGGCGGCACACGTGGCGGCGGCGTTCGAGCCTATCAGCTTGGGCATCGCCGTCGGGGCCGCGTCGGCCCTCACCGGCTACCTGTCGTACAGGGACCTGTACTGCCGCTTCGCCGAGTGCTGCCGAGAGCAGCCGCTCAACGCGTCGG CCCTCAAGCTGAATTTGGAGGAGAAGCTCTTTGGGCAGCATCTGGCCACAGAGGTGATTCTCAAGGCGCTGACTGGCttcaagaacaacaaaaatcccAAGAAACCACTGACTCTTTCCTTACACGGCTGGGCCGGCACGGGCAAGAATCTTGTCAGCCAAATTGCGGCTGAAAACCTTCACCCAAAAGGTCTCAAGAGCAACTTTGTCCACCTGTTTGTGTCGACCCTGCACTTCCCTCACGAGCAGCACATAAAACTGTACCAG GACCAGTTACAGAGGTGGATTCGGGGTAACGTGAGTGCATGTGCGAGCTCCGTGTTCATATTTGACGAGATGGATAAACTGCACCCGGGGGTCATTGATGCAATCAAGCCATTCCTAGATTACTACGAGCAGATTGATGGTGTGTCTTACCGGAAGGCCATCTTCATCTTCCTCAG attcttttcccatataggtcattacagagtattgagtggagttccctgtgccataca CAATGCAGGCGGGGACCTCATAACTAAGACGGCCCTTGACTTCTGGCgggcagggagaaggagggaaggcatCCAGCTGAAGGACCTGGAGCCCGCGCTGTCTGTCGGAGTCTTCAATAACAAACACA GTGGCCTGTGGCACAGCGGACTGATAGACAGAAACCTCATCGACTACTTCATCCCCTTCCTGCCCCTGGAGTATAGCCATGTGAAGATGTGCGTGCGGGCAGAAATGAAGGCCCGCGGCTCTGCCATCGACGAAGATGTCGTCACCAGAGTGGCAGAGGAAATGACGTTTTTCCCTAAAGACGAGAAAATCTACTCAGACAAAGGCTGCAAGACTGTGCAGTCACGGCTGGATTTTCACTGA
- the TOR1B gene encoding torsin-1B isoform X2, producing the protein MHPAGLFWVAAALRLLLAAHVAAAFEPISLGIAVGAASALTGYLSYRDLYCRFAECCREQPLNASALKLNLEEKLFGQHLATEVILKALTGFKNNKNPKKPLTLSLHGWAGTGKNLVSQIAAENLHPKGLKSNFVHLFVSTLHFPHEQHIKLYQDQLQRWIRGNVSACASSVFIFDEMDKLHPGVIDAIKPFLDYYEQIDGVSYRKAIFIFLSNAGGDLITKTALDFWRAGRRREGIQLKDLEPALSVGVFNNKHSGLWHSGLIDRNLIDYFIPFLPLEYSHVKMCVRAEMKARGSAIDEDVVTRVAEEMTFFPKDEKIYSDKGCKTVQSRLDFH; encoded by the exons ATGCATCCGGCTGGGCTGTTCTGGGTCGCCGCGGCGCTGCGGCTGCTGCTGGCGGCACACGTGGCGGCGGCGTTCGAGCCTATCAGCTTGGGCATCGCCGTCGGGGCCGCGTCGGCCCTCACCGGCTACCTGTCGTACAGGGACCTGTACTGCCGCTTCGCCGAGTGCTGCCGAGAGCAGCCGCTCAACGCGTCGG CCCTCAAGCTGAATTTGGAGGAGAAGCTCTTTGGGCAGCATCTGGCCACAGAGGTGATTCTCAAGGCGCTGACTGGCttcaagaacaacaaaaatcccAAGAAACCACTGACTCTTTCCTTACACGGCTGGGCCGGCACGGGCAAGAATCTTGTCAGCCAAATTGCGGCTGAAAACCTTCACCCAAAAGGTCTCAAGAGCAACTTTGTCCACCTGTTTGTGTCGACCCTGCACTTCCCTCACGAGCAGCACATAAAACTGTACCAG GACCAGTTACAGAGGTGGATTCGGGGTAACGTGAGTGCATGTGCGAGCTCCGTGTTCATATTTGACGAGATGGATAAACTGCACCCGGGGGTCATTGATGCAATCAAGCCATTCCTAGATTACTACGAGCAGATTGATGGTGTGTCTTACCGGAAGGCCATCTTCATCTTCCTCAG CAATGCAGGCGGGGACCTCATAACTAAGACGGCCCTTGACTTCTGGCgggcagggagaaggagggaaggcatCCAGCTGAAGGACCTGGAGCCCGCGCTGTCTGTCGGAGTCTTCAATAACAAACACA GTGGCCTGTGGCACAGCGGACTGATAGACAGAAACCTCATCGACTACTTCATCCCCTTCCTGCCCCTGGAGTATAGCCATGTGAAGATGTGCGTGCGGGCAGAAATGAAGGCCCGCGGCTCTGCCATCGACGAAGATGTCGTCACCAGAGTGGCAGAGGAAATGACGTTTTTCCCTAAAGACGAGAAAATCTACTCAGACAAAGGCTGCAAGACTGTGCAGTCACGGCTGGATTTTCACTGA